The genomic stretch AGCAATGGAAAATTGGAGAGACCGAGGAATTATCGCAAATCCAAACTGCTCGACAATTCAAATGGTTCAGGCACTCAAGCCACTTGACGACACTTACGGAATTGAGAGAGTTGATGTTGCAACTTATCAGGCGACAAGCGGTGCGGGAAAAAGTGCGATGGAAGAGTTAGGAAATCAGATGAAAGATTTTTTTGAATTCAAGCTTGACAAGTCGGAACACAAATCTTTTCCACACCAAATTGCACTAAATGTAATTCCACAAATTGATAAGTTTATGGAGAGTGGCTACACAAAAGAGGAAGAAAAAATGATTTTTGAATCTCAAAAGATTTTAGAAAAAGAGTTTCAAATTTCAGCAACTTGTGTTCGAGTTCCAACTTTCCGAGGTCATGCTGAATCTGTTTCGGTCTTATGTAAAAGTGAAGTGAATGCCGATGAGGTCAGAAATATTCTTGCTGAATCTCCGAACCTCATCGTAATTGACGAACCAAGCGAAAACAGTTATCCAATGCCTGTAATGAGTCTTGAGAGAGATGAGACTTTTGTGGGTCGAATCCGAAAAGATTTATACAATCCAAACATGCTACATTTTTGGGTTGTTGCCGACAATTTACGAGTTGGGGCTGCGACAAATGCCGTTAGAATTGCAAAAAGTTGGATTGAAATGGAGGAAGAAAATTGATATTTATTGATGCATGTTTTGGTAAAAAAACTCCATACACACCAATTTGGATGATGAGACAAGCTGGTCGGTATTTAAGCGAATAT from Thiovulum sp. ES encodes the following:
- a CDS encoding aspartate-semialdehyde dehydrogenase (PFAM: Semialdehyde dehydrogenase, dimerisation domain; Semialdehyde dehydrogenase, NAD binding domain~TIGRFAM: aspartate-semialdehyde dehydrogenase (peptidoglycan organisms)); translation: MNLHGEKNLKKYIVAVVGVTGAVGEEMLRVLEEHEIPVGTLVPLASKSSAGKIIEFDEKEWKVQELTEDSFQKNGVEIALFSAGGSISEKYAPHAVEAGAVVIDNTSHFRMNRDVPLVVPEVNKGAMENWRDRGIIANPNCSTIQMVQALKPLDDTYGIERVDVATYQATSGAGKSAMEELGNQMKDFFEFKLDKSEHKSFPHQIALNVIPQIDKFMESGYTKEEEKMIFESQKILEKEFQISATCVRVPTFRGHAESVSVLCKSEVNADEVRNILAESPNLIVIDEPSENSYPMPVMSLERDETFVGRIRKDLYNPNMLHFWVVADNLRVGAATNAVRIAKSWIEMEEEN